One window from the genome of Myripristis murdjan chromosome 6, fMyrMur1.1, whole genome shotgun sequence encodes:
- the ehf gene encoding ETS homologous factor, which produces MSITPSTILESQLPTTWSPNSYPDVSMVMSGYPSRLWSHDSQPQYWSKYQVWEWLQQVMDMHQIDASNIPFQNFDMDGRQLCSLSYQDFIRAAGSVGPLLFHSLTELKWSGQYHVEIGQLEIKPSELDFSCPFPDASYPPGEIYDPSFQPLAPVASPTPSSPDIKRSYSRPHQVKKHNPRGTHLWEFIRDILLNPERNPGLIKWEDRTEGVFRFLKSEAVAQLWGKKKNNSSMTYEKLSRAMRYYYKREILERVDGRRLVYKFGRNARGWRESEK; this is translated from the exons ATGAGCATCACTCCATCCACCATCCTCGAGAGCCAGCTGCCCACTACGTGGAGCCCTAACTCCTACCCTGATG TTTCAATGGTGATGTCTGGTTACCCCAGTCGTTTGTGGTCCCATGACTCCCAGCCGCAGTACTGGAGCAAGTACCAGGTGTGGGAATGGCTGCAGCAGGTCATGGACATGCATCAGATTGATGCCTCCAACATTCCCTTCCAGAACTTTGATATGGATGGCCGCCAGCTCTGCAGCCTGAGCTACCAGGATTTCATCCGTGCCGCTGGCAGTGTGGGACCCCTTCTCTTCCACAGCCTCACAGAGCTCAAGTGGAGTG GACAGTACCATGTGGAAATAGGACAACTGGAAATCAAACCATCAGAAT tAGACTTCTCTTGTCCATTTCCAGATGCCAGTTATCCACCTGGAG AAATCTATGATCCCTCATTTCAACCCCTTGCACCTGTTGCTTCTCCCACTCCCTCTAGCCCTG ACATAAAAAGATCCTACAGTCGTCCTCATCAGGTCAAAAAACACA ACCCAAGGGGGACACACTTGTGGGAGTTCATCAGGGACATTCTGCTGAACCCGGAGCGCAACCCGGGACTGATCAAGTGGGAGGATCGGACAGAGGGTGTTTTCCGCTTCCTCAAGTCAGAGGCAGTGGCACAGTTATGGGGCAAGAAGAAGAATAACAGCAGCATGACGTATGAGAAACTAAGTCGGGCAATGAG ATATTACTACAAAAGGGAAATCCTAGAACGAGTGGATGGACGCAGACTGGTTTACAAGTTTGGAAGGAACGCAAGAGGATGGAGGGAGTCTGAGAAGTGA